The following proteins come from a genomic window of Sorex araneus isolate mSorAra2 chromosome 1, mSorAra2.pri, whole genome shotgun sequence:
- the LOC101556330 gene encoding GTPase IMAP family member 7-like, translating to MGDPLLDDPQSCAVRIVLVGKTASGKSATANTILGEDKFVSKLSVHSVTPKCQKAFREWKGRNILVVDTPGFFDTKEKPDITCREIRKCVLFSSPGPHAFILVLQLGRYTEEQQRVFAMVKALFGESVTRHMIVLFTYGECLGDSSLRDFIAEADVSLRNMVRECGGRCCAFSNRAAKAEKEAQVQELMQLVEKMILNNSHFTDNIYLGIEETLKQKAEALRKIYSDSLEKEIELIKKEYAHEPQNEKEKKIKFLKELYDLRIRNLREEEGENLLHSSVQVPRSVLSMISALLK from the coding sequence ATGGGCGACCCTCTGTTGGACGACCCTCAATCCTGCGCCGTGAGGATTGTCCTCGTAGGGAAAACAGCAAGTGGTAAAAGCGCCACCGCCAACACCATTCTTGGGGAAGACAAATTTGTTTCAAAACTGTCTGTCCACTCTGTTACCCCGAAATGCCAGAAAGCGTTCCGGGAGTGGAAGGGGAGGAACATCCTCGTCGTGGACACCCCGGGGTTCTTTGACACCAAGGAGAAGCCGGACATCACCTGCAGGGAGATCAGAAAGTGCGTCCTCTTCTCCTCCCCGGGCCCTCACGCCTTCATCCTGGTGCTGCAGCTGGGCCGCTACACAGAGGAACAGCAGAGAGTCTTTGCCATGGTCAAGGCTCTCTTTGGGGAGTCGGTCACCAGGCATATGATTGTCCTGTTCACATACGGGGAATGCTTGGGGGACTCAAGCCTACGTGACTTCATAGCTGAAGCTGACGTGAGCCTAAGAAACATGGTCAGGGAGTGTGGGGGCCGCTGCTGTGCCTTCAGCAACAGAGCAGCGAAGGCTGAGAAGGAAGCTCAGGTGCAGGAGCTGATGCAGTTGGTAGAGAAAATGATCCTCAACAACTCCCACTTCACTGATAACATATACTTGGGCATAGAGGAAACGCTGAAACAGAAGGCTGAGGCTTTGAGGAAAATCTACTCTGATAGCTTAGAAAAGGAAATtgaactaataaaaaaagaatatgcccATGAACctcagaatgaaaaagaaaaaaaaataaaatttcttaaagagCTATATGATCTTAGAATTAGAAATctaagggaagaggaaggggagaatTTATTACATTCATCAGTGCAGGTTCCCAGGAGCGTATTGTCAATGATATCGGCACTTCTGAAATAA